Below is a window of Acanthochromis polyacanthus isolate Apoly-LR-REF ecotype Palm Island chromosome 15, KAUST_Apoly_ChrSc, whole genome shotgun sequence DNA.
TTCTTTAACAACTCTTTTTTGCATGATTTTCCCTTTTCTGTTCCCAGGGCCCATGATACTGTCGGGGCGGTTGCAGTGGACAGTGCTGGTAATGTGGCATGTGCAACATCAACTGGAGGGATCAGAAATAAAATGGTTGGCAGAGTAGGAGACTGTCCAGTCATTGGTATGACTTCATttaattacactttttaaaacagAGCTTTTTACACCGTCAGCTACAATTAAAACGATAGTAATCAGAACTCATGATTGGTATCACAACAGCTTAATATAGTTTAGTGTTTCAATTACAGCctcttcctttttgttttctaaTTAATCTTTTATGAGTTTACCTTCGGATAGTATTTTGATGCACACTGATATGTGAAATTgaccttttttaattttttgtttgttcatgtTCTCTCATGTAAATAAGGCTCTGGAGGATACGCCGACAACTTTAGTGGAGCAGTGTCTTGTACTGGTCATGGAGAATCTATTCTTAAAGTCACACTGGCCAGACTCATTCTGTCCCATATTGAACAAGGTAAAGTATTACACTGTCAGACACTTCACATAAAGAGAAGACACATATGTCAGACTTCATCTGGTCTTAATATTAAATGGTAGTATTTAGTTTCTGGGACAatcatgaaaacacagaacagggatatgaatgaatgaataaagtttGGCTTGTGTGAATGTATCTCAAGTTTCATATAGTTTAGAGTAATGGCAGTTTTGCATTATGGGTTGtcattgttgttatttatttatgactgTCTGGTAAtgcaaaatgaatgcaaatattGTCAGACTGTGCGCAGTTTTCAAACGTTTTGCAATGCAGTAGGTTTTGATTTGGATCATATTAGGATTTTCACAAGGGCTTCAATTTTAAACTGAGAATTTGCTGAGTGATGTGTCATGGAGTATAACATGACACATAGCACTGTTGCTTCACAGCTAGGTGGTTTCAAATCTTGGCTGGAGCCTTTGTGTGTGGAGTttgtgtgttctccctgtgcccgTGTTGGTTTTCACTGGGTGCTCTGGCTCAGTCTAAAGACATTCTAGGTTATTTAATTTAGACGATTCTAAATTGGCTGTAACTGTGAGCGTGCACGGTTGTTGGCCCCTGTCACGGACTAGCGACCCTTCACAGGATGAAGCGGTGAACAGAGGATAGATGggctttttttcatttcttcttccCTTCACAGGTAAATCCGTAGCGGATGCCTCCCAGTTGTCTTTGAAGCACATGGGCGACCGTGTCCGAGGTGCTGGAGGTGCAATTGTTGTGTCTCCATCAGGGCAGTGGGCCGCTACATTTACCACAGAGCGAATGGCTTGGGCTGCTGTGGAACATGATGTGCTGTGGTATGGACTAGACCCGAatgaaaaattacaagaaaagctAGCTCAGTAacagttttaattgttttttctcctATCAGTCGCCACACTGAACACTGTAACATGGAACTGTATTCCAAgttttatgtttatgttttgaTTTCTTATATTTTCTAATACCTCACTGTGGTTGGGATCACCTAGTATAATTCAGTGAACGTTTGCTACTGCTGACTATAGTCACATTAAATGAGATAAATGAGAA
It encodes the following:
- the si:dkey-103j14.5 gene encoding isoaspartyl peptidase/L-asparaginase isoform X2, producing the protein MVEECFETNKQRMGHGAALNTDGEVELDAIVMDGRTLACGAVSSVQNIANPVSLARAVMEKTSHVMLTSRGANQFAESIGVTTVPTDKLVTEYERKEWEKRKTYVTGVMEEFNSQWAHDTVGAVAVDSAGNVACATSTGGIRNKMVGRVGDCPVIGSGGYADNFSGAVSCTGHGESILKVTLARLILSHIEQGKSVADASQLSLKHMGDRVRGAGGAIVVSPSGQWAATFTTERMAWAAVEHDVLWYGLDPNEKLQEKLAQ